The DNA segment ACGGGCTGGATCTGGCCCGTAAGGTACCGCTGAACGATCCGCGGGTGGAAATACCGGCCAGCGCCCCGCACCCGCCTTCGGTCCATCCGGACTGGGACTATCCCGGCCGGCGCTGGGCCATGGCGGTGGATGTGGACAACTGCATCGGCTGCAACGCCTGCATGGTCGCCTGCCAAGCCGAAAACAGCATTCCCACCGTGGGACCGGAGGAGGTGAAACGCGGGCGCGCCCTGCACTGGATCCGGGTCGAGCGATACTGGACCGCCGGGGATGAGGCCGGCGGCGGAGAGATCGGCGGGCGTTTCCTGCCCGTCCTGTGCATGCATTGCGAGAAGGCCCCCTGCGAGGTCGGCTGCCCGGTGAATGCCACCGTGCACGGGCCGGAGGGGCTGAACCAGATGATCTACAACCGCTGCATCGGCACCCGCACCTGTGCTGCGTACTGCCCCTATGAGGTGCGGCGGTTCAACTACTTCGACTATGCCGCCCGCGATCTGGCCGCCGCCATACCGCAGCGAAATCCCGACGTGACGGTGCGCGCCCGCGGCGTGATGGAGAAATGCACCTACTGCGTCCAGCGCATCCGCGCGGCGGAGATCCAGGCCGGGGTCGAGGGGCGGGATGTCGGCAGGGATGAGATCACCACCGCCTGCGCGGCCGCCTGCCCCAGCAGCGCGCTGATCTTCGGCGACCTGAACGATCCGGATTCCCCCGTGGCCCGCCGGCATGCGGAAGAACGGGCCTACGACCTGCTGCGGGAACTGGGCACCCGCCCGCGAACCTTCTACCTGGCCGCCATCGGCCTGCCGGAGGATACGGCATGAGCAGATGGTCCGGCCTGACCGCGGCGGCGCTGCTGATCCTGGGGCTGGCTGGCTGCGATGGCGGCGGCATGGACGATCAGGCGAAGATCGAGCCTTATGACGTGCCCCCGCCCCAATGGGGCGGCATCGTCGGCGCCCTGCCCCCGGTTCCGGGCACGGTACATCAGATGGAGGACGGTGAGGCAACACGCCCCCGGATCACGGCGGACCTGCTGGCGCGCGGCGGCGATCGGTACGCCATCTTCTGCGCCCCCTGCCACGGGCCGGGGGGACATGGAGACGGCGGGGCGGTAGGACGGGTGGTGCCGCAGCCGCCATCCCTCCTCTCCGCCCCGCTCCAGCGCGTGCCG comes from the Indioceanicola profundi genome and includes:
- a CDS encoding c-type cytochrome, whose protein sequence is MSRWSGLTAAALLILGLAGCDGGGMDDQAKIEPYDVPPPQWGGIVGALPPVPGTVHQMEDGEATRPRITADLLARGGDRYAIFCAPCHGPGGHGDGGAVGRVVPQPPSLLSAPLQRVPDSHLFRVISNGKGRMYGYASRIPEADRWAIIAWLRDVQARTPDQPPAGTGTTPQG